TATTCCGGCTCGATATGCTCGGGGCTGGTGCCGAACGGCACTTTCAACTCTTCGCCGTCGATCACCCGCTCCAGCAGACGCTTGTGCTCAGCCTGGGTCGCGCCCTCAACATCTTTCAGGTCCGGCAGGGTGATCAGGCTGTGCTTGGCCGCCGCCACGCCGCCACTCAGGTCGATCAGACTGATCGAGCCTTCACCGCTGCGAAAACCCTCGCCGTCACGCACATAGCCTTCACCTTCGTTGGCCACCACGATGAAGTCGCCATTGGGCGAAAACGCCAGGCTGTCAGGCCAGATACCAATTTCAACGGTATTAAGTAGCTTGCCATCGGCCACCGAACGCAACTCGACACGACCGTTTTTCAGGCCATCGCTATTGCGAATACACACGGCAAACAGGTCTTCGCTGGGGTGGAAAATCGCCGAGGTGATTTCCCCCGTGCCGGCTGCCACCAGGTTATGCCGGGCAATGCGCTTGAGCCCCTTGGCCGCATCCAGCTGCAGCACATCGACCAAGCCTTCGGCGCTATTGGACACAATCACGCGCATGCTCGAAACCTGCGCGCTGACAATTTCAGTGCCGGCAGCGAAGCCGCTCTCGTACAGCGCCAGGGGTTTAAGCTCAAGAGCAGAGGCCAATGGAGCCAGGGCAAACAGCGCGCAAAGTGTAGGGATTCGCAGCACAGCAACTATCCTTATGCAGAAACATGGGGATTGAACAAATCCGCAGCAGTCTTCACCCGCACGATGACGTTTTAATGAAGTATTAATGGCGTTTTATCTGCGTCTGCGCAGTGGTATTACTAGGCCATAAATACATGCAGGCGATATTCCCGGTTGTCACTAAGGGGCTTTAATGAAGTGGAAAAACCTGTTCGTCGCGTTCTGCCTGCTGCTGGGGCTGCCCGCGCAAGCCAGCGAACAGCCAGAACTGAAGATCAGCGTTGGCGACTGGCCGCCTTATTTGTCCAGCGACTTACAACACAACGGGGTGATTGCCCACCTGATCAGCGACCTGCTCGCCGATGAGGGCTATCGCGTCACGTTCCAGTTTCTACCCTGGCCACGGGCCTATGCAGCCGCGGCTGCAGGCCGCTTTGACGGCACTGCGGTATGGATGCACAAGACCGAGCGCGAGGCGGACTTTCTGTTCAGCGCGCCATTGCTCGATGAACAGTTCGTGTTCTTTCACCTGAAAAGCCTACCCTTTGACTGGCAACGCTTTGACGACCTCACCGGCATGACCCTCGGCGGCGGCCTGGAATACAGCTACGGCCCACAGTTCGATGCCTTTCTCGCCGAGAACAAGGTGAAGATCGAGCGCGTTTCAAACGACCAGCAGAACTTCGAGAAGCTGCTCAAGGAGCGCGTGGTGCTCTACCCGCAGGAGATGAACGTCGGTTACGCCGCCCTGCGCAGCCACTTCAGCGCGGCAGATCAGGCCAAGATCACCCATCACCCGAAGCCGCTGCTGGTCAATCTGAGCTACCTGATGCTGCCGAAAAACCTGGAAGGCAGTCCGGCGCTGCTCGATCGCTTCAATAAGCGCCTGCAGCTCTACCGTGACAGTGGCCGTTATCAGCGTTATTTCGATGATCTACAGCAAGGCAAGTACCAGCAGGTGCCGTCAGCATCACCCACAGACGAGTAAAAGCCGGTCTTTTATGCACAACTGACTAGAGTGTTTTAGAGAATCACATGCACACCCAGAATAAGAAAAAATGGACGAGCGGACCCTACAGTGGCCCGCGATCATGGCAAGGAGCGTATCGATGACCTCTCGACAGCTGCTGCGTGGCCTGGTGATCAGCTGCCTGCTGATACCGGGTTTTGCCAGCGCAGCGGAGCCCGGCCTGAGCACGGATGAAGTGCGGATCGGCATGGTCAACGCACAGAGCGGCCCGGCGGCAGCCCTGGGTCTGGGCATGCTCAATGGCGCTCAGGCCTACTTCAAACGCGTCAACGCCGAAGGCGGGGTACATGGCAGACGTATCCACTTGCTCAGCCGGGACGATGGCTATGAGCCCAGCCAAACCGCCGCGCATACCCGCAGCCTGTTGCAAACCCAGCAGGTGTTCGCCCTGCTCGGCTATGTCGGCACGCCCACCTCACGCGCCGCCGTGCCGCTGGCGCTGCGCGCGCAAGTGCCTTACCTGTTCCCCTTTACCGGCGCCGAGTTTCTGCGTACACCGGCCAAACCCGGGGTATTCAATATTCGCGCGTCCTACATTGAGGAAACCGAGCAACTGGTCGAGCGCATGACCCAGGACCTCAAGCTGAGCAAGATCGCCATCCTGATGCAGGACGACTCCTTCGGTGAGTCGGTCAAGGGCGGACTCAACGGCGCGCTGGTCAAGCGCGAGCTGAAAATTCATGCGCAGGCGCGTATCCAGCGCAACTCGCTGGACGTGGCCGAGGCCATCAAGGCCCTGCAGCGCACCCAGCCGGAAGCGGTGTTCTTTGTCGGCACTTACAGGCAACTGGCGGCCTCGATCAAACAGGCGAAAGCGCTGGGCTTCAATACACGCTTTGTCAGCGTGTCGTTTATCGGCACCGAGGGGTTTATCCGTGAGATCGGCAGTGACGGCGATGGGGTTTATATATCCCAGGTGGTGCCCTCACCTGACGACAGCTCGCTGGCGCTGGTGCGCGCCTATCAGGCCGATATGCAGCCCGGCGATTTTGACCATGCTTCGCTGGAGGGTTATATCGGCGCTGCGGTGTTTACTCAGGCATTGCGCAAAGCCGGCGCTGAGCCTACACGCGAGACGTTTCTCGATGCACTGGAACACCTCGACACAGACCTCGGCGGTTTCAAGGTGGCATTCTCACGCCGCCAGCACCAGGGCTCCAACGCAGTCTTCCTGACCCGCATCGAAAACGGCCAGGCCATACCCGTTACCAGCATGCGCTAACGCCCGGCCAGCTGTACCTGCAACAGATCGGCCACCGGCAGCGCGACACCGAGGCGGCTGAGGTTCCAGTAATGCCCTTCCAGCGTGCGATTGACCAGCAAGGTGGCCGGTGCGGGTTGTAGGCTGCCCAATGCGCCCAGCACATCGGGCAACAGCCGCTGCACCTGCTCATGCAGCGGCGTGGCAGCAAAGTCCCAGTGCACGCCTGGCTGCAACAGCGGCCCGAGCAAGCCATGCAGCTGACGGTACAAGCCATAGGGCGTGGTGGATTGCGGCTGGCGTGTACCGAGCGCCTGGAAGGCCTTTTCCAACTGCTCGCCGTCGCGGGCCTGCAACGCCTTGTAAGTTTGCACATAGGCCGCCAGTAACGGCGCGGGCAGCGCCCGCACACAGCCGAAGTCATACACCACCAGCTCTCCGGCTGCGGTGTAGGCGAAATTGCCCGGATGCGGATCGGCATGCAGCAGGCCCAGCTCAAAGGCCTGGGCACTCAGCCAGCGCACCAGGGTCAGGGCCAGACGCTCACGCACTTCGGCACTGGCCCGGCTAACCTCGGCAAACGGCAAGCCGGCCTCCTCGCTTAGCGCCAGTACACCGGGGCGGCACAGATCTTCCTGCGGCTGCGGCAGACGCAAGCCCGGCCAATCGGAGAAATACGCGCGAAAGTCCTGCAGACGGCGCATCTCCGTCGGGTAATCCAGCTCAGCTGCGATCACCGCTGCCAGTTCCTGGTACAAGCCTTCCAGCTGTTCGGCAGGCGCGCGGAACAAGCGCCCCAGCGGCAACAAACGACGCAGCTGGCGCAGATCCGCCTGGCAGATCTCGGCGATACCCGGGTATTGCACTTTCAGCACCAGCGCCCGGCCATCTGCCGCTATCGCGCGATGCACCTGGCCCAAGGAGGCGGCGGCAAAGGGTTGCTCGTCGATCTGCTGGAAAAACTGCCCGAGGTCCGCGCCATACACCTGTTGCAGGTGTTCGCGCAGCGCGCTGAAGGGCAAGGCCGGCACACGGTTCTGCAACGAGGCCAGTGCCAGAGCCACCGGCTCAGGCAGCACACCCTGCCACTGTGAGGCCATTTGCCCCAGCTTGAGCACCGGGCCTTTCATCTCGCCCAGCACATCCGTGAGCAGATCGCCCACCGGCTGCCAATCAATCCCGCTGCGCCCAGGACGCAGACGCTGCCCCAGCACGCTGCCGCCGATGCGCGTGGCCGTACCGGCCAAGGTCAGAAAGCGCCCAAGCGCAGAGGCAGACGGTGGAGCGGCGGGAGGCTTAGCCATGCGGCAATACTCATCGAGGCGAAGCACGATCATGCGCCTGCCCTTAACAGGCTCCAAGCATTAACCGACTCAGGGCTGAGAGCGTGCCAGAAAATCCCGCACCTGCTGCCGATACGTCACCGACTCGCGCTGACGCTCAATTTCATCCCAGATACGCGCGGCATACGCAGGGTTAGCCGCCACATAGGCGTTGGACAGCATCAGGTAGTAAGCCTTCTCTTCCAGCGGCAGCTTGACCTTTTCCAGCCGCGCCGCCAGCTCAGGATTGCTCTGCAGCACAAAGTCGCCGCGCAGGCTCTGCAGCGCCGCCGCTTCGATGCGCTTATGGCTAAGCATCTGCAACAGCGCCAGCGGATCACGGCTGGTTTCATCAACCTCGGCGCCCTGGGCGCGAATAAAGTCGACAATCGAAAAGCCGCTCAGGGAGCCAACCCGCCCCTGCAACTGGCGAAACTCTTCGCCGTTCCAGCTCACAGGGCTGCCCTTACGCCGGTACAGGGCGTAGATCGAGGTGTGCAGCCGTTTGCGCTCATCCAGGCGGCCATCGGCATCCTGCGGGTAACGGCCGAGAAGCAGACGCTCCTCCTTGAAGCTGGAGGCAAAAGCGCCGTCATAGGTGCCTTGAGCCATGCCAGACAAACAGCGCTTCCAGGGCACGGCAACGAAGCTGAACTGCAGCGGCAAGCTCTCGTCGACCAGCCGTAGCAGCTGCAGGTTGAGCCCGCTGCCATCGGTCATTACCCAGGGGTAGGAGTTTTGATCCTCATAACAGAGGATCAAGGCATCGGCCGAACGTGGGGCCGCATGGGCCTCAACAACCAGACAACAGCAGCACAGCAGGCAGATCAACAGCTTGGCCAAGGCAATGCTCCGAGACAGTGAAAGCGTCGTTCCCTGAGGGCGAGTGCGGCTTCCTGCGCGCTAGGAGCCTGTCGGACTTAACCGTTCGTAGCGAGGGAAAGCCCGGCTTGAGGCAGTTTTGCTGGTTTTCCGAGGCGAATAGCTGGCTATTTAACGAGGGAAAGCAGCAAAAATGACCAAATCCGGCTTTGCCACAGTAGAACAGTGTTAAGTCCGACAGGCTCCTAGGTTTCAGTATAGGTAGGCATAGCCCAAGCAACGCTGGCGCAGATCAATTGTCCCGTGCATTCACCGCAAAGCGCTTATCCAGGCCGCTATAACCCATGCCGACGCCCTTGTGCACTTTCAGCTGCACCGGGATGCGTTCCTTGAGCGCCTCGACGTGGCTGATCACACCGATCATTTTGCCGCTGGCATTGAGGTTATCCAAGGCGTCCAGAGCGACCTCCAGGGTTTCACCGTCCAACGTGCCGAAGCCTTCGTCGAGAAACAGCGAGTCGATGCTGGTCTTGTGGCTGACCAGATCGGACAGCGCCAGGGCCAGGGCCAGACTGACCAGAAAGCTCTCGCCGCCGGACAAGGTCTTGGTGTCGCGCGCCGCATCGGCCTGCCAGGTGTCGATCACCTCCAGCTCCAGTTCGCCACTGCTGCGCCGCGCCAACTGGTAGCGGCCGTGCAGGCGTTCGAGCTGCTGGTTGGCCAGGTAGACCAGATGATCCAGGGTCAGCCCCTGGGCGAACTTGCGGTATTTGGCGCCATCGGCCGAGCCGATCAGGCTGTTAAGTTGCTGCCATAAGTCGTATTCGCCCTGCTTGGCACCGATCGCGGCAAACAGACTTTGCTGACCGAGCCTGCGCGCGTCGTCGCCCTGCAGCTGGGCGCGGATTTCGCCCTGGCGTTCGCTTAGGGCTTTTAGCTGGGCGTTCAAAGCAAGCAGCTGCTCATCCAACTGCGCCAGGCTAAGCGCGGTGGCCGGGCTGGCCTGCAGAGCTTCAAGCTGCTGGGCGGCGGCATTGACCAGAGCCTGGGCATCACTCAGGGCTTTATCCAAGCGATGACGCAACAGCTGCAGGGTGCTGCGTTGTGCCTCATCGAGCAGGGCAGCCAGATAACCCACCTCATCGCTAAAGGGACTGTTGCTTAACGCTGCTGCCCATTGCTGCTCGGCCAGTTGCAGGCGCGCCTGCTCATCCTGCAAGCGGCTGGCCAGAGCCTGACGACTACCGGCCAATTGCTGCTGATAGCGCTGCGTTTCTTCCAGCTGAGCCTGCACCTGCTGCAAAGCCGCCTGGGCATCGGCGAGCTTGGTCAAGGCCGATTGATCGGCCAAATCCAGCGCAGCCCAGCGTTGTTGCCAAAGCTCCGCCTGCTGAGTTGCACTCTGCAGGCCATGCTCCAGCTCGCTTAACTCGCGCTGTAAATCCAGGCTTTGCTGCTGATTGTGCTGCCAGCGCTGCCACTCGGCCTGGCGTTCAGCCAGCCAGGCACTGGCGTCTTCCGGCAGCTGATAGCCGAAGCCGGCAAGGGCCTGGCTCAGGTTTTCGTTACGCTCATGGACAACGTCC
This DNA window, taken from Pseudomonas sp. SG20056, encodes the following:
- a CDS encoding choice-of-anchor I domain-containing protein, with product MLRIPTLCALFALAPLASALELKPLALYESGFAAGTEIVSAQVSSMRVIVSNSAEGLVDVLQLDAAKGLKRIARHNLVAAGTGEITSAIFHPSEDLFAVCIRNSDGLKNGRVELRSVADGKLLNTVEIGIWPDSLAFSPNGDFIVVANEGEGYVRDGEGFRSGEGSISLIDLSGGVAAAKHSLITLPDLKDVEGATQAEHKRLLERVIDGEELKVPFGTSPEHIEPEYVTFSPDGARAYVSLQENNAIAVVDVLQGKLDKVFGLGTVRHAADIVDDGKYTPAAELFALREPDALAVSADGRYLVSADEGDTDPKIAKTKAGLPSGGGRTVSVFDAMSGKLLGDTGSQLDDMAAQAGVYPDARSPNKGSEPEGVVSFDAFGKRLAVATLERADALALIDLDQAEQPKVLQVVGAGEGAGSGNLAPEGLAHVEREGRHFLVTGLEKSGNVAVFELLK
- a CDS encoding transporter substrate-binding domain-containing protein codes for the protein MKWKNLFVAFCLLLGLPAQASEQPELKISVGDWPPYLSSDLQHNGVIAHLISDLLADEGYRVTFQFLPWPRAYAAAAAGRFDGTAVWMHKTEREADFLFSAPLLDEQFVFFHLKSLPFDWQRFDDLTGMTLGGGLEYSYGPQFDAFLAENKVKIERVSNDQQNFEKLLKERVVLYPQEMNVGYAALRSHFSAADQAKITHHPKPLLVNLSYLMLPKNLEGSPALLDRFNKRLQLYRDSGRYQRYFDDLQQGKYQQVPSASPTDE
- a CDS encoding ABC transporter substrate-binding protein; its protein translation is MTSRQLLRGLVISCLLIPGFASAAEPGLSTDEVRIGMVNAQSGPAAALGLGMLNGAQAYFKRVNAEGGVHGRRIHLLSRDDGYEPSQTAAHTRSLLQTQQVFALLGYVGTPTSRAAVPLALRAQVPYLFPFTGAEFLRTPAKPGVFNIRASYIEETEQLVERMTQDLKLSKIAILMQDDSFGESVKGGLNGALVKRELKIHAQARIQRNSLDVAEAIKALQRTQPEAVFFVGTYRQLAASIKQAKALGFNTRFVSVSFIGTEGFIREIGSDGDGVYISQVVPSPDDSSLALVRAYQADMQPGDFDHASLEGYIGAAVFTQALRKAGAEPTRETFLDALEHLDTDLGGFKVAFSRRQHQGSNAVFLTRIENGQAIPVTSMR
- a CDS encoding AarF/ABC1/UbiB kinase family protein; its protein translation is MAKPPAAPPSASALGRFLTLAGTATRIGGSVLGQRLRPGRSGIDWQPVGDLLTDVLGEMKGPVLKLGQMASQWQGVLPEPVALALASLQNRVPALPFSALREHLQQVYGADLGQFFQQIDEQPFAAASLGQVHRAIAADGRALVLKVQYPGIAEICQADLRQLRRLLPLGRLFRAPAEQLEGLYQELAAVIAAELDYPTEMRRLQDFRAYFSDWPGLRLPQPQEDLCRPGVLALSEEAGLPFAEVSRASAEVRERLALTLVRWLSAQAFELGLLHADPHPGNFAYTAAGELVVYDFGCVRALPAPLLAAYVQTYKALQARDGEQLEKAFQALGTRQPQSTTPYGLYRQLHGLLGPLLQPGVHWDFAATPLHEQVQRLLPDVLGALGSLQPAPATLLVNRTLEGHYWNLSRLGVALPVADLLQVQLAGR
- a CDS encoding ABC transporter substrate-binding protein; its protein translation is MAKLLICLLCCCCLVVEAHAAPRSADALILCYEDQNSYPWVMTDGSGLNLQLLRLVDESLPLQFSFVAVPWKRCLSGMAQGTYDGAFASSFKEERLLLGRYPQDADGRLDERKRLHTSIYALYRRKGSPVSWNGEEFRQLQGRVGSLSGFSIVDFIRAQGAEVDETSRDPLALLQMLSHKRIEAAALQSLRGDFVLQSNPELAARLEKVKLPLEEKAYYLMLSNAYVAANPAYAARIWDEIERQRESVTYRQQVRDFLARSQP